The genomic interval CCCCAAATGATTTTCCTGATTTTCTAGCTTGGTTACCAGGTTCTGAAACCGTTAAAATTTTCGAAAAAGACAAACAAAATTGTACTCGAATTCTAAACGATGCCGACTTAATTTTTACATTAGATTTCAATGCTTTACACCGTGTAGGTGATGAGATGGAGAAAGTTTTAGCTAGTTTAACAAAGACTTTTATCATGATTGATCATCATCAAAAACCAGATGATTATGCCGCTTATGTGTATTCTGACACCTCAATTGGATCAACTTGTGAGATGATTTTTAATTTTATTACATTATTAGATAAAAAAGAAGCCATTAATATTGAGATTGGAACCTGCATTTACACAGGAATCCTAACCGATTCAGGTTCCTTTAAATTCCCAGGAACAACTGGAAATACGCATAGAATCGTAGCTGAATTAATCGACTTAGGTGTACCAAACACTCAAATTCCAAATTTACTTTTTGATAATAGTTCTTACAGCCGTTTGCAATTACTGGGCAGAGCGTTGCAAAACATGAAAATTCTAGAAGTACATAAAGCTTCTTATACTACTTTAACACAAGAAGAATTAGATACTTTCAATTACATCAAAGGAGATACAGAAGGTATTGTAAATTATGGTTTGAGCATCAAAGGAATTCATTTGACCGCTATTTTCATCGAAAATAAGGAAGAGAAAATAATTAAGATTTCATTCCGTTCTCAAGGAGGTTTTGATGTAAATCAGTTCGCGAGAGACCATTTCAACGGAGGAGGACATCGGAACGCAGCTGGAGGAAAATCAGACGTTTCTATGCAAGAAACCATCAAGAAATTTGAATCAATTGTTAGCCAATTAAATAAGATACCACATGAAAATTAAGATAGTATTAGGAGTTGTTTTTTTATTACTATTGATGAGTTGTAAACACAATCAAGAAGTGCGACGACCTATTTCTCATTCTTCAGGGACTTTTATGAAAAAATCCATTGATAGAAATAAAAAGTTGGTAGCAGGCGAAGAGGAACAAATTAAAGCTATCATAAAAAAAGATACCAAAACTAAATACATTGCCTCCGATAAAGGTTATTGGTACAATTATAAAACCATAAATACTCTTGATACCATCACTCCTAAAAAAGGAGATGTTGTATTTTTTACTTATGAAATCAAAGATTTAAACGGCAAAATCATCTATTCGGAATTAGAATTAAGACCTCAAACCTATTATGTTGACAAACAAGATATCCTAATTGGATTGAGAGATGGAATCAAATTAATGCATCGAGGTGAAAAAGTAAATTTCTTATTTCCTTCCCATAAAACCTTCGGGTACCGTGGAGACACAAAAAAGATTGGTACAAATACTCCTTTATTAATCACTGTTAATCTTAGAGATTTCAAACCTGAAGAAGTGTACAAAAAAGAAACAGAAGCCAGAAAGATTGCTAATGAAC from Flavobacterium ovatum carries:
- a CDS encoding bifunctional oligoribonuclease/PAP phosphatase NrnA is translated as MKIQDIQAIQLLLATPKKIAIIPHRGPDGDAMGSTLALYHFLLKFNHEPIVIAPNDFPDFLAWLPGSETVKIFEKDKQNCTRILNDADLIFTLDFNALHRVGDEMEKVLASLTKTFIMIDHHQKPDDYAAYVYSDTSIGSTCEMIFNFITLLDKKEAINIEIGTCIYTGILTDSGSFKFPGTTGNTHRIVAELIDLGVPNTQIPNLLFDNSSYSRLQLLGRALQNMKILEVHKASYTTLTQEELDTFNYIKGDTEGIVNYGLSIKGIHLTAIFIENKEEKIIKISFRSQGGFDVNQFARDHFNGGGHRNAAGGKSDVSMQETIKKFESIVSQLNKIPHEN
- the gldI gene encoding gliding motility-associated peptidyl-prolyl isomerase GldI, whose protein sequence is MKIKIVLGVVFLLLLMSCKHNQEVRRPISHSSGTFMKKSIDRNKKLVAGEEEQIKAIIKKDTKTKYIASDKGYWYNYKTINTLDTITPKKGDVVFFTYEIKDLNGKIIYSELELRPQTYYVDKQDILIGLRDGIKLMHRGEKVNFLFPSHKTFGYRGDTKKIGTNTPLLITVNLRDFKPEEVYKKETEARKIANELAVKNALNDSSNSSEKTGIKITKNPKDSL